A stretch of the Takifugu flavidus isolate HTHZ2018 chromosome 1, ASM371156v2, whole genome shotgun sequence genome encodes the following:
- the LOC130529771 gene encoding LOW QUALITY PROTEIN: interleukin-1 receptor-like 1 (The sequence of the model RefSeq protein was modified relative to this genomic sequence to represent the inferred CDS: inserted 1 base in 1 codon; deleted 1 base in 1 codon), with translation MAGTTYLGKDMDTLRLLLLIVMATSACDCAVMQMCEQHNSEFFNLLEGEAFLFQPWEIDMDHYEVKWYRNVTQPEPISXEENQRVHYHGKTLFFLKVQPEDAGVYFAQHSDEDGRCHNYNVSIKVFRSERDTKLLYGKIKNSDSNMKVPCPGWIKSICDDHNGTFSWMKDFKPLEDQNKNVLLIKNARKKDEGVYTCVCTWMHNQTVYRSSGSRELIKEEQRVHHEPKILVPETSEVLADKGLEKKLNCSVFCGVNVLGQCNARWEVTGRSIQTDGYSQSIDNVMDNSSSHHHVSTAVLTIEKVSERDFQTTFTCIGMGLFKTESRNITLRQRRIYFSFDVENVSILLSCLLVAVLLKCFFIDIVLLVRPCLSQINRKTDTRMYDAFVIYQMECLDKKSENTLHQFITKILPSVLEDKYRYRLFIHGRDDLPGQDHLEQVESCVQQSKMLMFVLTPASGSELTEQHPAGCQYSGTEGFSLQIVLHHALIQSDIGVILIQIGDTVPGGFTHLPPGLQHLIMKSAPLRWRHESRWAAARNFRFWKKVRYLMPAVPAAKR, from the exons GACATGGACACTTTAAGACTTCTGTTGCTCATCGTCATGGCAACATCTGCATGTGACTGTGCAG TGATGCAAATGTGTGAACAACATAATTCGGAGTTTTTCAACCTTCTTGAAGGTGAAGCCTTCTTATTCCAACCCTGGGAAATTGACATGGACCATTATGAGGTCAAATGGTACCGAAACGTCACCCAGCCTGAGCCCATCT ACGAGGAAAACCAGCGCGTCCACTATCACGGCAAGACTCTTTTCTTCCTGAAGGTCCAGCCCGAGGACGCCGGAGTCTACTTCGCTCA aCACTCTGATGAGGACGGACGCTGCCACAACTACAACGTGAGCATTAAGGTCTTCAGATCAGAAAGGGACACAAAGCTCCTCTATGGAAAAATCAAAAACTCTGACAGCAACATGAAGGTCCCGTGTCCAGGATGGATCAAGTCCATATGTGATGACCATAACGGGACCTTCTCCTGGATGAAG GATTTCAAACCTCTGGaagaccaaaataaaaatgtcctgTTGATCAAAAACGCCAGGAAAAAGGACGAGGGggtgtacacgtgtgtgtgcacctggATGCACAATCAGACTGTGTACCGGTCGTCAGGCTCCAGGGAGCTCATCAAAG AGGAGCAACGTGTTCATCATGAGCCCAAAATCCTCGTTCCAGAAACCAGTGAAGTGCTGGCTGATAAAG gtctggagaagaagctgaacTGCTCAGTCTTCTGTGGAGTGAACGTGCTTGGTCAGTGTAACGCCAGGTGGGAGGTCACTggaaggtcaatccagacagaTGGATACAGTCAAAGCATCGACAA TGTCATGGATAACAGTTCC AGTCACCACCACGTCTCTACTGCAGTCCTGACCATCGAGAAGGTGTCAGAAAGAGATTTCCAGACCACGTTCACCTGCATTGGGATGggtttattcaaaacagaatCAAGAAACATAACTCTGAGGCAGCGAC GGATCTATTTTAGTTTTGACGTTGAAAACGTGAGCATCTTGCTGTCCTGCCTGCTTGTCGCTGTGCTGCTCAAGTGCTTCTTCATCGACATCGTTCTTTTGGTCCGTCCCTGCTTGTCGCAGATAAATCGCAAAACAG ATACACGGATGTATGATGCCTTTGTGATTTATCAAATGGAATGTCTGGACAAAAAAAGTGAGAACACgcttcaccagttcatcactAAGATTTTACCCTCTGTGCTCGAGGACAAGTACAGATACCGTCTCTTCATTCATGGCAGGGACGACTTACCTGGGCAAG ATCATCTGGAGCAGGTTGAGTCCTGCGTGCAGCAGAGCAAGATGCTGATGTTCGTCCTCACACCAGCTTCAGGGTCTGAACTTACAGAGCAACATCCTGCTGGGTGCCAGTACTCAGGAACGGAAGGATTTTCCTTGCAG aTTGTGCTGCACCATGCTCTCATCCAGAGTGATATCGGTGTGATTCTGATACAGATTGGAGACACTGTACCAGGAGGATTCACCCATCTTCCTCCTGGCCTGCAGCACCTGATCATGAAGAGCGCCCCCTTGAGGTGGCGACACGAATCGCGATGGGCCGCCGCCAGGAACTTCCGCTTCTGGAAGAAAGTGCGCTACCTGATGCCTGCTGTACCTGCCGCAAAGCGCTGA
- the LOC130528830 gene encoding probable ribonuclease ZC3H12C: MGVKDHLKDGTGHILSLGLDLDYLQVDGADQQASLNTRKGAGSHTRVREPRAAALDHSRSTTGSGCASLSPHLSSSSPHLSSSSSSSSCCSNFSEESAVSDSDEEHLPGSEPLKEPSSVRQRVGQDLDLQNTSPGVDPQEQTLTLADTATVCRTKVDFALKLGYSEELVLQVLRKLGPHALINDILGELVKLGTKTDSEHQGAANPSQFSFSSLTSSSSSSSLDSCHLLCPSLLQQDKENLRPVVVDGSNVAMSHGNKEAFSCQGIQLAVDWFLERGHHDITVFVPAWRKEQSRPDALITDQEILRRLEKDKILVFTPSRRVQGRRVVCYDDRFIVKLAYESDGIIVSNDNYRDLANEKPEWKKFIDERLLMYSFVNDKFMPPDDPLGRHGPSLENFLRKRPVIPEHRKQPCPYGKKCTYGHKCKFYHPERGSQPQRAVADELRASAKSSSVASKGQLEDALIVRSQSSGQIEAMNDTGQFWDIPKKQPPSRTQSTVTDLLDDSFPIQSKLEGRRGSSSSSSSSCSSIVVHSAPVGPPSTRSDRWDYQGGCSTKVTGAIVPSLTETRHRCESPDQGYSSLVKAYSSLSLVVPQSPESFFPTGSLLSDCSSEGSASSDSFSPDPLLDDGPKCHYHHRHHLPPYHHLHHHQCSGQPTRPASHVPPRTSQHAPFTSTPQALWKQNGFSLDDHLSPANSYAAPRVFKPPSAHIPPQPQHPFLNTFPEEFQNYSPLPPQTSMAPSQSPSTSNGQNTMGSLWQDIRFQHSPVYKGSPVNSRRTCELNQQAQNHVRWETSYQQSPKPCYDLFAIKSVPEIQDWPSPLERHAHLSPRGLSGLSFPSLRQVSLPPIPTHKGYLPQRQEPPALGRYQDLREKVFANLCRIFSPELVKVVMTKNPHIIDAQELAAAILVEKSQQSS; encoded by the exons ATGGGCGTGAAGGACCATCTGAAGGATGGGACAGGTCACATCCTCAGCCTGGGGCTGGATCTGGACTACCTCCAGGTGGATGGTGCAGATCAGCAGGCTAGTCTCAACACTCGGAAAGGTGCTGGAAGCCACACCCGGGTCCGGGAGCCAAGGGCCGCTGCCCTGGATCACAGCAGGAGCACTACCGGGAGCGGCTGCGCTAGCTTGAGCCCCCATTTGAGTTCCAGCAGCCCCCATTTgagttccagcagcagcagcagcagctgctgcagtaaCTTCTCTGAGGAGAGTGCGGTTTCCGACAGCGATGAAGAACATCTTCCAGGTTCTGAACCTCTGAAAGAGCCGTCCTCAGTGCGTCAGAGAGTTGGGCAGGACCTGGACCTACAAAATACTTCCCCGGGCGTCGACCCGCAGGAGCAAACATTAACACTCGCTGACACCGCCACCGTCTGCCGCACCAAGGTGGACTTTGCTTTAAAACTGGGCTACTCTGAGGAGCTGGTGTTACAGGTGCTGAGAAAACTGGGCCCACATGCACTCATCAATGACATACTGGGGGAGCTGGTCAAACTGGGTACCAAGACAGATTCAGAGCATCAAGGAGCAGCAAATCCTTCTCagttttccttctcctctttgacATCttcgtcctccagctcctctttggaCTCCTGTCATTTACTCTGTCCATCACTGCTGCAACAGGACAAAGAGAACCTCCGGCCAGTTGTGGTGGATGGAAGCAATGTTGCAATGAG TCATGGCAATAAAGAAGCATTCTCCTGCCAAGGAATCCAGCTGGCTGTGGACTGGTTCTTAGAACGTGGTCACCATGACATCACAGTCTTTGTTCCGGCGTGGAGAAAGGAGCAGTCGCGTCCTGATGCTCTCATCACAG ATCAAGAGATCCTCCGTCGGCTGGAGAAGGATAAGATCCTGGTCTTCACTCCTTCTCGCCGGGTCCAGGGCCGCCGTGTCGTGTGCTACGATGACCGTTTCATTGTCAAACTGGCCTACGAGTCAGACGGCATAATCGTGTCCAATGACAACTACCGTGACCTGGCCAACGAAAAGCCGGAGTGGAAGAAATTCATTGATGAGCGTCTGCTGATGTACTCTTTTGTAAATGACAA GTTCATGCCACCGGACGATCCACTGGGACGCCACGGACCCAGTCTGGAGAATTTTCTCAGGAAGAGGCCCGTTATTCCGGAACACAGAAAGCAGCCATGTCCTTATG gaaaaaagtgtACATATGGACACAAGTGCAAATTTTACCACCCTGAAAGGGGCAGCCAGCCCCAGCGTGCTGTGGCCGATGAACTCCGTGCGAGTGCCAAAAGCTCTTCGGTAGCTTCAAAAGGCCAGCTAGAGGATGCCCTGATAGTGAGGAGCCAAAGTTCTGGTCAGATAGAAGCCATGAATGACACTGGACAATTCTGGGACATTCCAAAGAAACAACCACCCTCAAGGACTCAGAGCACCGTCACTGACCTCTTGGACGACAGCTTTCCCATTCAGTCCAAACTAGAAGGACGCCGGGgaagtagcagcagtagtagcagtagctgtAGTAGCATTGTGGTCCACTCTGCTCCAGTAGGACCACCATCAACAAGATCTGACCGGTGGGATTACCAAGGAGGGTGTAGCACCAAGGTCACAGGAGCTATAGTGCCTAGTCTGACTGAAACTCGTCACCGATGTGAGTCTCCAGACCAAGGCTACAGCTCACTGGTAAAGGCCTACTCTAGCCTCAGTCTGGTAGTACCACAGAGTCCCGAGTCTTTCTTCCCTACTGGATCATTGCTGTCCGATTGTAGCAGTGAGGGTAGCGCCAGCTCAGACTCTTTCTCCCCTGACCCGTTGTTGGATGATGGCCCCAAGTGCCACTATCACCATCGCCACCACCTTCCACCctaccatcatcttcatcaccatcaatGCTCGGGTCAGCCCACCCGTCCCGCGAGCCACGTGCCCCCCCGAACGAGTCAGCACGCGCCGTTCACCTCCACCCCTCAAGCATTGTGGAAACAAAATGGGTTCAGCTTGGATGACCACCTGTCACCTGCCAACTCCTATGCAGCTCCACGTGTCTTCAAGCCCCCTTCAGCCCACATCCCACCCCAACCCCAGCATCCATTTTTGAATACTTTTCCAGAGGAATTCCAAAATTATTCCCCCCTTCCACCCCAAACATCTATGGCTCCCTCACAGTCTCCGAGTACCTCTAATGGTCAAAATACAATGGGCTCACTGTGGCAGGACATCAGATTCCAGCATTCTCCAGTATACAAAGGCTCACCAGTTAATTCCAGAAGGACCTGTGAGTTGAATCAGCAAGCCCAGAACCATGTTAGGTGGGAAACCAGTTACCAGCAGTCCCCCAAACCTTGCTATGATTTGTTTGCCATCAAAAGTGTTCCAGAGATTCAGGATTGGCCTTCTCCTCTAGAGAGGCATGCACATTTATCACCACGTGGTCTTTCAGGATTAAGTTTTCCATCCCTTCGTCAAGTGTCCCTTCCACCCATCCCGACCCACAAAGGCTATCTACCCCAGCGTCAGGAGCCCCCAGCCTTGGGGCGATACCAGGACCTCAGGGAGAAAGTGTTTGCCAACTTGTGCCGCATCTTCTCTCCAGAGTTGGTGAAAGTGGTGATGACCAAGAACCCTCACATAATAGATGCTCAGGAGCTCGCAGCAGCTATTTTGGTGGAGAAATCCCAACAAAGTTCTTGA
- the LOC130528969 gene encoding radixin isoform X2, translating into MPKPINVRVTTMDAELEFAIQPNTTGKQLFDQVVKTVGLREVWFFGLQYTDSKGYSTWLKLNKKVTQQDVKKENPLQFKFRAKFFPEDVSEELIQEITQKLFFLQVKEAILNDENYCPPETAVLLASYAVQAKYGDYNKDLHKPGYLASDRLLPQRVLEQHKLTKEQWEDRIQTWHEEHRSMLREDAMMEYLKIAQDLEMYGVNYFEIKNKKGTELWLGVDALGLNIYEHEDKLSPKIGFPWSEIRNISFNDKKFVIKPIDKKAPDFVFYAPRLRINKRILALCMGNHELYMRRRKPDTIEVQQMKAQAREEKHQKQMERAQLENEKKKREHAEKEKERIEREKDELIERLRQIEEQTQRAQKELEQQTRKALELEQERKRAKEEAERLEKEKQAAEEAKTALVQQAADQMKTQEQLAAELAEFTAKIALLEEAKRKKEEEATEWQHKALVAQDDLEKTREELKTAVTAPPAPEHDEQDETNAEASAELLSEGVTSHRSEEERITEAQKNERVKKQLQALTSELAEARDDSKNTQNDKLHAENVKAGRDKYKTLRQIRQGNTKQRIDEFESM; encoded by the exons ATCAATGTGCGCGTCACCACCATGGACGCAGAGCTGGAGTTCGCCATCCAGCCCAACACGACAGGAAAGCAGCTGTTTGACCAG GTGGTGAAGACGGTGGGACTGAGGGAGGTCTGGTTCTTTGGTCTGCAGTACACCGACAGCAAAGGCTACAGCACATGGCTCAAACTCAACAAGAAG GTGACCCAGCAGGACGTGAAGAAGGAGAATCCCCTGCAGTTTAAGTTCAGGGCAAAGTTCTTCCCAGAGGATGTTTCAGAGGAACTCATCCAGGAGATCACACAGAAACTCTTCTTCCTGCAG gttaaAGAGGCCATCCTGAACGATGAGAACTACTGTCCTCCAGAGACAGCTGTTCTACTGGCCTCCTACGCCGTTCAGGCCAAATACGGAGATTACAACAAAGACCTCCACAAGCCCGGATACCTGGCCTCTGATCGCCTGCTCCCACAAag AGTCCTGGAGCAACACAAACTAACAAAGGAGCAGTGGGAGGACAGAATACAGACCTGGCACGAGGAGCACAGAAGCATGCTcag ggaggaTGCAATGATGGAATACCTGAAGATAGCTCAGGACCTGGAGATGTACGGCGTCAACTactttgaaattaaaaacaagaagggCACAGAACTGTGGCTCGGGGTCGACGCCCTTGGACTCAACATCTACGAACATGAAGACaa GCTGTCACCAAAGATCGGCTTCCCCTGGAGCGAAATCAGAAACATTTCCTTCAATGACAAAAAGTTTGTCATCAAGCCCATCGACAAGAAAGCTCCA GACTTTGTGTTCTACGCGCCACGGTTGCGGATCAACAAGCGCATCCTGGCGCTTTGTATGGGAAACCACGAGCTGtacatgaggaggaggaagcccgACACCATTGAAGTGCAGCAGATGAAGGCTCAGGCCAGAGAGGAGAAGCACCAAAAACAGATGGAGAG AGCGCAGCTGGAGAACGAGAAGAAGAAGCGTGAGCACGccgagaaggagaaggagcggATAGAGCGAGAGAAGGACGAGCTGATCGAGAGGCTGAGGCAGATCGAAGAGCAGACGCAGAGAGCCCAGAAAG AACTGGAGCAGCAGACCCGCAAGgccctggagctggagcaggagaggaagcggGCGAAGGAGGAGGCCGAGCGGCTGGAGAAAGAGAAGCAGGCGGCGGAGGAGGCCAAAACAGCCCTGGTGCAGCAGGCGGCTGATCAGATGAAGACCCAGGAACAGCTG GCTGCTGAGTTAGCAGAGTTTACTGCCAAAATTGCTTTGTTAGAGGAGgccaagaggaaaaaagaagaagaagcaactGAGTGGCAACACAAA GCTCTGGTGGCACAAGACGACCTGGAGAAGAccagggaggagctgaagacgGCCGTAACGGCCCCGCCGGCCCCGGAGCACGACGAGCAGGACGAGACCAACGCCGAGGCGAGCGCCGAGCTCCTCAGCGAGGGCGTCACCAGCCACCGTAGCGAAGAAGAACGCATCACCGAAGCTCAAAAGAACGAACGGGTCAAGAAACAGCTGCAG GCTCTGACCTCAGAGTTGGCAGAAGCTCGCGACGATAGCAAGAACACGCAGAACGACAAGCTGCACGCCGAGAACGTCAAGGCGGGAAGAGACAAGTACAAAACCTTGCGTCAGATCCGCCAGGGCAACACCAAGCAGCGCATCGACGAGTTCGAGTCCATGTAA